A DNA window from Streptomyces parvus contains the following coding sequences:
- a CDS encoding MFS transporter, protein MSTGPGADSAPAPTSTHESTTGGTFSSLKIRNYRLFATGAVISNTGTWMSRITQDWLVLSLTGSATAVGITTALQFLPMLLFGLYGGVIADRLPKRQILLVSQAMLGLCGIALAVLTLSGVVQVWHVYLVAFLLGMVTVVDNPARQSFVSEMVGPAQLRNAVSLNSANFQSARLIGPAVAGVLITTVGSGWAFLLNGLSFLAPLVGLLMMRTNELHASVTVPRAKGQLREGLRYVRGRPELIWPIVLVGFVGTFGFNFPIWLTAFADEIFDGGAGMYSFFNILMAAGSLAGALLSARRRSSRLRMLVAAGTAFGLLEITASLSPTVWLFSILLVPIGMLGLTTNITANTSVQMAADPEMRGRVMSLYMMVFAGGTPVGAPIVGWISDTYGARTGFAAGGAISVIAALAVGFALARVGGLRLKVDLRPGRPHVRFVPREQLATAA, encoded by the coding sequence TTGAGTACGGGACCCGGAGCAGACTCCGCCCCCGCACCGACTTCCACCCACGAGAGCACGACCGGCGGGACCTTCTCGTCGCTGAAGATCCGTAACTACCGCCTGTTCGCCACGGGCGCCGTGATCTCCAACACCGGTACCTGGATGTCCCGCATCACGCAGGACTGGCTCGTGCTGAGCCTGACGGGTTCCGCCACCGCCGTGGGCATCACCACGGCCCTGCAGTTCCTTCCGATGCTGCTCTTCGGCCTGTACGGCGGCGTCATCGCCGACCGCCTCCCGAAGCGGCAGATCCTGCTCGTCAGTCAGGCCATGCTCGGCCTGTGCGGTATCGCGCTGGCCGTCCTGACCCTCTCCGGGGTCGTCCAGGTCTGGCACGTCTATCTGGTCGCCTTCCTCCTCGGCATGGTGACCGTCGTCGACAACCCGGCCCGCCAGTCGTTCGTCTCCGAGATGGTCGGTCCCGCGCAGCTGCGCAACGCGGTCAGCCTGAACTCGGCGAACTTCCAGTCGGCCCGGCTCATCGGCCCCGCCGTCGCGGGTGTCCTGATCACCACGGTCGGCAGCGGCTGGGCGTTCCTGCTCAACGGCCTGTCCTTCCTGGCCCCGCTCGTCGGCCTGCTGATGATGCGGACGAACGAGCTGCACGCCTCGGTGACCGTGCCCCGCGCCAAGGGCCAGCTCCGCGAGGGCCTGCGCTACGTCCGGGGCCGCCCCGAGCTGATCTGGCCGATCGTCCTGGTCGGCTTCGTCGGCACGTTCGGCTTCAACTTCCCGATCTGGCTGACCGCCTTCGCCGACGAGATCTTCGACGGCGGCGCGGGCATGTACTCCTTCTTCAACATCCTGATGGCGGCCGGTTCGCTGGCCGGCGCGCTGCTCTCCGCCCGCCGCCGCTCCTCGCGGCTGCGGATGCTGGTGGCGGCGGGCACGGCGTTCGGGCTGCTGGAGATCACGGCCTCGCTCTCCCCGACCGTCTGGCTGTTCTCGATCCTCCTGGTCCCGATCGGCATGCTGGGCCTGACGACGAACATCACCGCGAACACGAGCGTCCAGATGGCCGCCGATCCGGAGATGCGGGGCCGGGTGATGAGCCTGTACATGATGGTCTTCGCCGGGGGTACGCCGGTGGGGGCCCCGATCGTCGGCTGGATCAGCGACACCTACGGCGCCCGCACCGGCTTCGCGGCCGGCGGTGCGATCTCGGTGATCGCCGCCCTGGCCGTCGGCTTCGCCCTCGCGCGCGTCGGCGGTCTCCGCCTGAAGGTCGACCTGCGCCCGGGCCGCCCGCACGTCCGCTTCGTCCCGCGCGAGCAGCTGGCGACGGCGGCGTGA
- a CDS encoding MarR family winged helix-turn-helix transcriptional regulator: MPDLIHDGDSAAAVSSLRSAVMLLGRRLKHQRVDESLSPTEMSVLGTLARCGSATPGELARKEHVQPPSMTRIVALLEAKGLVRLEPHPDDRRQKRVSQTEQAEAMLAESRTKRNAWLAHLAEGLDEDEWETLRAAAPVLEKLAHL, translated from the coding sequence ATGCCTGACCTGATCCACGACGGCGACAGTGCCGCCGCCGTGAGCTCCCTCCGCTCCGCCGTGATGCTGCTGGGCCGTCGCCTGAAGCACCAGCGTGTCGACGAGTCGCTGAGCCCCACCGAGATGTCGGTGCTCGGCACCCTGGCCCGCTGCGGCTCGGCCACCCCCGGTGAGCTGGCCCGCAAGGAGCATGTGCAGCCGCCGTCGATGACCCGCATCGTCGCGCTGCTGGAGGCGAAGGGGCTGGTCAGGCTGGAACCGCACCCCGATGACCGTCGGCAGAAGAGGGTCAGCCAGACCGAGCAGGCCGAGGCCATGCTCGCGGAGAGCCGCACCAAGCGGAACGCCTGGCTGGCCCACCTCGCCGAGGGCCTGGACGAGGACGAGTGGGAGACGCTCCGGGCCGCCGCGCCCGTGTTGGAGAAGCTCGCCCACCTGTGA